In a single window of the Desulfovibrio mangrovi genome:
- the aprB gene encoding adenylyl-sulfate reductase subunit beta, giving the protein MPTYVDPSKCDGCKGGEKTACMYICPNDLMILDADAMRAFNQEPEACWECYSCVKICPQGAITARPYADFAPMGGTCIPMRSADSIMWTVKFRNGNVKRFKFPIRTTPEGSIKPFEGKPEAGNLDDELLFTETELALPIEALGQKIEVAEADITMVRKASAV; this is encoded by the coding sequence ATGCCGACTTACGTAGACCCGTCTAAGTGCGATGGCTGCAAGGGTGGCGAGAAGACCGCCTGCATGTACATCTGCCCCAACGACCTCATGATTCTGGACGCTGACGCTATGCGCGCTTTCAACCAGGAACCTGAGGCATGCTGGGAGTGTTACTCCTGCGTTAAGATTTGCCCCCAGGGTGCAATCACCGCTCGTCCCTACGCTGACTTTGCCCCCATGGGTGGTACTTGTATCCCCATGCGCTCCGCTGATTCCATCATGTGGACCGTTAAGTTCCGTAACGGCAACGTGAAGCGCTTCAAGTTCCCGATCCGCACCACCCCCGAAGGCTCCATCAAGCCCTTCGAAGGCAAGCCCGAAGCCGGTAACCTGGATGACGAACTGCTGTTCACTGAAACCGAACTGGCTCTGCCCATCGAAGCTCTGGGCCAGAAGATTGAAGTTGCTGAAGCAGACATCACCATGGTTCGTAAGGCCTCCGCTGTTTAA
- the aprA gene encoding adenylyl-sulfate reductase subunit alpha gives MPMIPAKETPRGVAIAEPVVKEHDVDILMVGGGMGNCGAAFEAVRWADKYAPELKIMLIDKAALERSGAVAQGLSAINTYLGKNNADDYVRMVRTDLMGLVREDLIFDLGRHVDDSVHLFEEWGLPCWIKDEHGHNLDGAAAKAAGKSLRAGDECVRSGRWQMMINGESYKCIVAEAAKNALGEARIMERIFIVKLLLDSKEENRIAGAVGFNLRANEVHIFRTNAMVVACGGAVNVYKPRSTGEGLGRAWYPVWNAGSTYTMCAQVGAEMTMMENRFVPARFKDGYGPVGAWFLLFKAKATNFKGEDYCATNRAMLKPYEDRGYAKGHVIPTCLRNHMMLREMREGRGPIYMDTKTALQTTFETMTPAQQKHLEAEAWEDFLDMCVGQANLWASMNIQPEETGSEIMPTEPYLLGSHSGCCGIWTSGPDEAWVPEDYKVRAANGKVYNRMTTVMGLWTCADGVGASGHKFSSGSHAEGRICGKQMVRWCIDHKDYKPSIAEDSKALADLIYRPYKNYLAGKDASTCPVVNPEYISPKNFMMRLVKCTDEYGGGVGTYYTTSEAALNTGFHLLDMLEEDSLKLAARDLHELLRCWENYHRLWTVRLHMQHIAFRTESRYPGFYYRADFMGLDDSKWKCFVNSKYDVKTGETTIFKKPYYQIIPTA, from the coding sequence ATGCCGATGATTCCTGCTAAGGAAACGCCCCGTGGCGTTGCTATCGCTGAGCCGGTAGTAAAGGAACACGACGTCGACATCCTTATGGTTGGTGGTGGTATGGGTAACTGCGGCGCTGCTTTCGAAGCAGTGCGTTGGGCCGACAAGTACGCTCCTGAGCTGAAGATCATGCTCATCGACAAGGCCGCCCTCGAGCGTTCCGGTGCTGTTGCACAGGGTCTCTCCGCTATCAACACCTACCTCGGCAAGAACAATGCTGACGACTACGTTCGCATGGTTCGTACCGACCTGATGGGCCTGGTTCGCGAAGACCTTATCTTCGACCTTGGCCGTCACGTTGACGATTCCGTTCATCTGTTCGAAGAGTGGGGCCTGCCCTGCTGGATCAAGGACGAGCACGGCCACAACCTGGACGGCGCTGCCGCTAAGGCTGCCGGCAAGTCCCTGCGCGCTGGCGACGAATGCGTTCGTTCCGGCCGTTGGCAGATGATGATCAACGGTGAATCCTACAAGTGTATCGTTGCTGAAGCTGCTAAGAACGCCCTGGGCGAAGCCCGCATCATGGAGCGTATCTTCATCGTTAAGCTTCTGCTCGACTCCAAGGAAGAAAACCGCATCGCCGGCGCTGTAGGCTTCAACCTGCGCGCTAACGAAGTTCACATCTTCCGCACCAACGCCATGGTTGTTGCTTGCGGTGGCGCTGTTAACGTGTACAAGCCCCGCTCCACTGGTGAAGGTCTTGGCCGTGCATGGTACCCCGTTTGGAACGCAGGTTCCACCTACACCATGTGTGCACAGGTTGGCGCTGAAATGACCATGATGGAAAACCGCTTCGTTCCCGCCCGTTTCAAGGACGGTTACGGCCCGGTTGGCGCATGGTTCCTGCTCTTCAAGGCTAAGGCCACCAACTTCAAGGGCGAAGACTACTGCGCAACCAACCGCGCAATGCTGAAGCCTTACGAAGATCGCGGCTACGCTAAGGGTCACGTTATCCCCACCTGTCTGCGTAACCACATGATGCTTCGCGAAATGCGCGAAGGTCGCGGTCCCATCTACATGGACACCAAGACTGCCCTGCAGACCACCTTCGAGACCATGACTCCTGCTCAGCAGAAGCACCTCGAAGCCGAAGCTTGGGAAGACTTCCTCGACATGTGTGTTGGTCAGGCCAACCTGTGGGCATCCATGAACATTCAGCCCGAAGAAACCGGTTCTGAAATCATGCCCACCGAGCCTTACCTCCTCGGTTCCCACTCCGGCTGCTGCGGTATCTGGACTTCCGGTCCCGACGAAGCTTGGGTACCCGAAGACTACAAGGTGCGCGCTGCTAACGGTAAGGTATACAACCGTATGACCACCGTTATGGGTCTGTGGACCTGTGCTGACGGCGTTGGCGCTTCCGGTCACAAGTTCTCCTCCGGTTCCCACGCTGAAGGCCGTATCTGCGGCAAGCAGATGGTCCGTTGGTGCATCGACCACAAGGACTACAAGCCTTCCATCGCTGAAGACTCCAAGGCCCTTGCTGACCTGATCTACCGCCCCTACAAGAACTACCTGGCCGGCAAGGATGCTTCTACCTGCCCCGTAGTTAACCCCGAGTACATCTCTCCCAAGAACTTCATGATGCGTCTCGTGAAGTGCACCGACGAATACGGCGGCGGCGTAGGCACCTACTACACCACCTCCGAAGCTGCACTGAACACCGGCTTCCACCTGCTGGACATGCTGGAAGAAGACTCCCTGAAGCTCGCTGCTCGCGACCTGCACGAACTGCTTCGTTGCTGGGAAAACTACCACCGTCTGTGGACCGTTCGTCTGCACATGCAGCACATCGCGTTCCGTACGGAATCCCGTTACCCCGGCTTCTACTACCGTGCAGACTTCATGGGCCTGGACGACTCCAAGTGGAAGTGCTTTGTTAACTCCAAGTACGACGTGAAGACTGGTGAAACCACCATCTTCAAGAAGCCCTACTACCAGATCATTCCCACTGCTTAG
- a CDS encoding hydrogenase iron-sulfur subunit — MAQKIGVYFDQSALGVIDGEELAAHVGKKFGDACPVAKVFPVLAAESARAEIRADIEEEELDGVMLCGASPRVDWDLYNFEGVLVDRVNLREHCAMAFKDADGSVPEAGDDAPELLMLMAKDYVNMGVFKMQKTKTPTPPEFETVKTILVIGGGWAGLTAAKQAADYGHDVILVEKEAALGGKAVGMLKTAPLEYPYTDAHETGIEKKIADVTGNDKIKVITNARLEKLEGLPGQYKATIKGEEFPVGAVVLAAGWVPQNPKVLGPMGYGSVPNVVTAAEFEKMVKEGTLSAKRVAFVLNTGLVDGGDIYAPACAEEAPAEEAKKEEGEDAPKYVHKDLESVRHLPISNAVSSVVALKQANYVCDTFEDGQAFILYDSMVVQGIHERYYKAAQNRLGIMMSKAEIKGIAADGDEIIVSAGNTLMGGDIEIAVDMVVLPTGIVPATAKDPIMNFVYRQGPNFPDLELFEGYADSNYICFPYETRRTGVYAAGCVRQPMMLDAAEEDAIGATLKAIQCIESANRGVAVHPRSGDLSYPVFNFVRCTQCKRCTEECPFGALDDDEKGTPLPNFSRCRRCGTCMGACPERVISFDNYNIDQIGTMIREVYVPDNMETGGPRVIILACENDAYPALDMAAIRGKKWSPYVRIIPVRCLGSVNAIWVADAMSKGIDGVMLLGCKYGDDYQCHFVKGSEICNRRKDNIAETLNRLGVEPDRVDQYEVAIDEYDKVPDMIEEFMNMIFEKGPNPFKGY; from the coding sequence ATGGCCCAAAAAATAGGCGTATATTTTGACCAGTCTGCTCTTGGCGTCATTGACGGTGAAGAGCTTGCTGCGCACGTTGGCAAGAAGTTCGGCGATGCCTGCCCCGTGGCAAAGGTTTTCCCCGTACTGGCTGCAGAAAGCGCCCGTGCTGAGATCCGCGCCGACATCGAGGAAGAAGAACTGGACGGCGTGATGCTGTGCGGTGCTTCCCCCCGTGTTGACTGGGATCTCTACAACTTTGAAGGCGTGCTCGTAGATCGCGTAAACCTTCGCGAACACTGCGCAATGGCCTTCAAGGATGCTGACGGTTCCGTACCGGAAGCCGGCGACGACGCACCCGAACTGCTCATGCTCATGGCCAAAGACTATGTGAACATGGGCGTGTTCAAGATGCAGAAGACCAAGACCCCCACTCCTCCGGAGTTTGAAACCGTCAAGACCATCCTCGTTATCGGTGGTGGTTGGGCCGGTCTTACTGCAGCCAAGCAGGCAGCTGACTACGGCCACGACGTTATTCTGGTGGAAAAGGAAGCTGCACTTGGCGGTAAGGCCGTGGGCATGCTCAAAACCGCTCCTCTGGAATACCCCTACACCGACGCTCACGAGACCGGCATCGAGAAGAAGATTGCCGATGTGACCGGTAACGATAAGATTAAGGTCATTACCAACGCACGTCTCGAAAAGCTGGAAGGTCTGCCCGGCCAGTACAAGGCCACCATCAAGGGTGAAGAGTTCCCCGTCGGTGCTGTCGTTCTGGCAGCTGGCTGGGTTCCCCAGAATCCCAAGGTGCTCGGCCCCATGGGCTACGGCAGCGTTCCCAACGTGGTGACCGCAGCTGAATTTGAAAAGATGGTTAAGGAAGGCACCCTTTCCGCAAAGCGCGTTGCCTTCGTTCTCAATACCGGTCTTGTAGACGGCGGCGACATCTACGCTCCTGCCTGCGCTGAAGAGGCTCCGGCCGAAGAAGCCAAGAAGGAAGAAGGCGAAGATGCTCCCAAGTACGTTCACAAGGACTTGGAATCCGTTCGTCACCTGCCTATCTCCAATGCTGTCAGCTCCGTGGTTGCCCTGAAGCAGGCCAACTATGTGTGTGACACCTTTGAAGACGGCCAGGCCTTCATCCTTTACGACTCCATGGTCGTACAGGGTATTCACGAGCGTTACTACAAGGCTGCCCAGAACCGCCTCGGCATCATGATGTCCAAGGCCGAGATCAAGGGCATTGCCGCAGACGGTGATGAAATCATCGTTTCCGCCGGCAACACCCTTATGGGTGGCGACATTGAAATAGCTGTCGACATGGTTGTTCTGCCCACGGGTATCGTACCCGCCACGGCAAAGGATCCGATCATGAACTTCGTGTACCGTCAGGGCCCGAACTTCCCGGATCTGGAACTCTTCGAAGGGTATGCAGACTCCAACTACATCTGCTTCCCCTACGAAACCCGTCGTACCGGCGTATACGCTGCAGGCTGCGTACGTCAGCCCATGATGCTGGACGCTGCCGAGGAAGACGCCATCGGCGCCACCCTCAAGGCCATCCAGTGCATCGAGTCCGCAAACCGCGGCGTTGCAGTGCATCCCCGTTCCGGCGACCTCAGCTACCCCGTGTTCAACTTCGTTCGCTGCACCCAGTGTAAGCGTTGTACCGAAGAATGTCCCTTCGGCGCGCTGGACGATGATGAAAAGGGTACGCCGCTGCCGAACTTCAGCCGCTGCCGTCGTTGCGGTACCTGTATGGGTGCCTGCCCCGAGCGTGTTATCTCCTTCGATAACTACAACATCGACCAGATCGGTACCATGATCCGTGAAGTTTACGTTCCGGACAACATGGAAACCGGCGGTCCCCGTGTCATCATCCTCGCCTGCGAAAACGACGCATACCCGGCGCTGGATATGGCCGCCATCCGCGGCAAGAAGTGGAGCCCCTACGTACGTATCATTCCCGTACGCTGCCTCGGTTCCGTCAACGCCATCTGGGTTGCAGACGCCATGTCCAAGGGTATTGACGGCGTTATGCTGCTCGGCTGTAAGTACGGCGACGACTATCAGTGCCACTTCGTGAAGGGCTCTGAAATCTGTAACCGCCGTAAGGACAACATCGCTGAGACTCTTAACCGCCTTGGCGTTGAACCTGACCGTGTGGACCAGTACGAAGTCGCCATCGACGAGTACGATAAGGTGCCGGACATGATCGAAGAGTTCATGAACATGATCTTCGAAAAGGGTCCGAACCCGTTCAAGGGCTACTAG
- the mobA gene encoding molybdenum cofactor guanylyltransferase — translation MNAPSSEPLTGVVLAGGLSTRLGNDKTVIRLYGDSEPDMLNRACGLLAQVTDEVWISGRTTKPKTNGYFWICDEKKGLGPIGGVMTALRAAQGPIMVLSCDLPFMDTHTLMKLVEKRKERTESTLMTTFLQVETGFIESLVAIYDFAALPLFEEAIENGIYKLSRVIDKSAQLHIPYTSRESLPFFNINYPADLEMARRIIAAL, via the coding sequence GTGAACGCGCCCTCGTCTGAACCCCTTACCGGCGTTGTCCTCGCTGGCGGCCTGAGCACGCGTCTTGGGAACGACAAGACCGTTATCCGGCTCTATGGCGATTCCGAGCCGGACATGCTCAATCGTGCCTGCGGCCTGCTGGCACAGGTGACAGACGAGGTGTGGATTTCCGGGCGAACAACCAAACCCAAAACCAACGGTTATTTCTGGATCTGCGATGAAAAGAAGGGACTTGGTCCCATAGGCGGAGTCATGACCGCCCTGCGTGCTGCGCAAGGACCAATTATGGTACTTTCCTGCGATTTGCCGTTCATGGATACGCATACCCTCATGAAACTGGTGGAAAAACGCAAGGAGCGCACAGAGTCCACCCTGATGACGACCTTCCTTCAGGTGGAAACCGGATTCATCGAATCCCTTGTCGCCATTTACGATTTTGCCGCCCTGCCGCTCTTTGAAGAAGCCATTGAGAACGGCATATACAAACTGAGCCGCGTGATAGACAAATCGGCCCAACTGCATATACCGTATACTAGCAGGGAGTCACTCCCCTTCTTCAACATCAACTATCCTGCGGACCTTGAAATGGCCCGTCGAATCATAGCTGCACTATGA
- the moaA gene encoding GTP 3',8-cyclase MoaA, protein MTKSLLADPADLAGIASAAPQGKEAHGHFADSHGRTVDYLRLSVTDRCNLRCMYCWSSEQMQFLQHNDILTYEEILRLVDLVAEMGISKIRLTGGEPFARKNILHLIQQMLQRHPHLDLRITTNATLLSGKVQALKDAGVRCLNISLDTFNRQKFQNITGRDMLRNVTRAIDEALALGMKVKLNAVALKGINDDELPVFINFARRNPVDFRFIEFMPMGQCNRWTQDNFWSAADILATAQEHVNLTPLGHGERKAGPARLYGIEGGKGRIGVISPMSNHFCNDCNRLRITSDGRLRTCLFSDKEYSLRPLLRNPKLGERFVRRVLERANRNKPLGYKILQKMREHTVADKRMNAIGG, encoded by the coding sequence ATGACCAAATCACTGCTCGCCGATCCTGCCGATCTTGCAGGCATAGCCTCAGCGGCTCCACAGGGTAAAGAAGCCCACGGACACTTTGCCGACAGCCACGGCCGCACCGTTGATTATCTGCGCCTGTCTGTTACCGACCGGTGCAACCTGCGCTGCATGTACTGCTGGAGCAGCGAACAGATGCAGTTTTTGCAGCACAACGACATTCTTACCTATGAAGAGATCCTCAGGCTCGTGGATCTGGTGGCGGAGATGGGTATTTCCAAGATTCGCCTTACCGGTGGCGAGCCCTTTGCGCGCAAGAACATTCTGCACCTCATACAGCAGATGCTTCAGCGCCACCCCCATCTTGACCTGCGTATCACCACCAATGCCACGCTGCTTTCCGGCAAAGTGCAAGCGCTGAAGGATGCCGGAGTCCGTTGTCTGAACATTTCGCTGGATACCTTCAACAGACAGAAGTTCCAGAACATTACCGGCAGGGATATGCTGCGCAACGTCACCCGCGCCATTGACGAGGCACTGGCACTGGGTATGAAGGTCAAGCTGAACGCCGTTGCCCTTAAAGGCATCAACGACGACGAACTCCCCGTATTCATCAACTTTGCCCGGCGCAACCCTGTAGACTTCCGCTTCATCGAGTTCATGCCCATGGGGCAGTGCAACCGCTGGACCCAGGACAACTTCTGGTCCGCAGCAGACATCCTTGCCACTGCTCAGGAGCACGTTAACCTCACCCCGCTGGGACACGGAGAACGCAAGGCCGGTCCGGCCCGCCTGTACGGCATAGAAGGCGGCAAGGGACGAATCGGCGTCATTTCTCCCATGTCCAACCATTTCTGCAACGACTGCAATCGGTTGCGCATTACGTCAGACGGCAGACTCCGTACCTGCCTGTTCTCAGACAAGGAGTACTCACTACGCCCGCTGCTCCGAAACCCCAAGCTGGGTGAGCGCTTCGTCCGCCGAGTGCTTGAACGAGCCAACCGCAACAAGCCGCTGGGATACAAAATTCTGCAGAAGATGCGCGAACACACAGTTGCCGACAAGCGCATGAACGCCATAGGCGGCTAG
- a CDS encoding CoB--CoM heterodisulfide reductase iron-sulfur subunit A family protein yields the protein MSNSILVVGGGFSGITAALEAAELGYEVYIVEKSPFLGGRVAQLNKYFPKLCPPSCGLEIQFQRIKKNPNVKFFTQATVESVAGEAGDFTVTLSIAPRGTAPSSADLGALAESLEGEVKDEFNFGLSTRKPLYMDTPFGFPNRYVLEKDNLSKADKLKIGSSVHCDMNEAEKSVVLNVGSIVLATGWKPYDVTNLTNLGAGQIKNCVSNMQLERLASPNGPTDGKILRPTDGKAPKKIAFVQCAGSRDQNHLNFCSYICCMASLKQALYVREQYPDAEVTIYYIDLRTPGRYDKFMRKATADEMIHLVKGKVAGVEADAASGDVIVEVEDAVKGTKKKVRHDMVVLATGMQPSLSGEKNPFGVQLDEDGFVIGGEAKGIFAAGCATKPLDVMRTAQSGTSAALKAIQTVRGR from the coding sequence ATGTCCAACTCCATACTCGTCGTCGGCGGCGGCTTCAGCGGTATCACTGCCGCTCTGGAAGCTGCGGAACTCGGCTACGAAGTGTACATCGTCGAGAAAAGCCCATTTCTTGGCGGCCGGGTGGCACAGCTTAATAAATATTTCCCCAAGCTCTGCCCTCCGTCCTGTGGCCTGGAAATTCAGTTCCAGCGCATCAAGAAAAATCCCAATGTGAAATTCTTTACCCAGGCTACGGTGGAATCCGTGGCGGGCGAGGCAGGCGACTTCACCGTTACCCTGTCCATTGCGCCCCGTGGCACCGCTCCCAGCAGCGCAGACCTTGGCGCCCTTGCAGAGAGCCTTGAAGGTGAAGTGAAAGACGAGTTCAACTTTGGTCTTTCCACCCGCAAGCCCCTCTACATGGACACCCCTTTCGGCTTCCCCAATCGCTACGTTCTGGAAAAGGACAATCTTTCCAAGGCTGACAAGCTGAAGATCGGTTCCAGCGTGCATTGCGACATGAACGAAGCTGAAAAGAGCGTCGTGCTGAATGTTGGAAGCATCGTACTCGCCACCGGTTGGAAGCCCTACGACGTTACCAACCTCACCAATCTTGGTGCCGGTCAGATCAAGAACTGCGTGTCCAACATGCAGCTTGAGCGTCTTGCTTCTCCCAACGGCCCCACCGACGGTAAGATCCTGCGTCCCACCGACGGCAAGGCCCCCAAGAAGATCGCCTTCGTACAGTGCGCCGGTTCCCGTGACCAGAACCATCTGAACTTCTGCTCCTACATCTGCTGCATGGCCTCTCTGAAGCAGGCTCTGTATGTACGTGAGCAGTACCCTGATGCTGAAGTCACCATTTACTACATCGACCTGCGTACCCCCGGCCGCTATGACAAGTTCATGCGCAAGGCCACCGCGGACGAAATGATCCACCTCGTCAAGGGCAAGGTTGCCGGTGTTGAAGCCGACGCTGCCTCCGGCGACGTGATCGTGGAAGTTGAAGACGCTGTGAAGGGCACGAAGAAGAAGGTCCGCCACGACATGGTGGTTCTGGCTACCGGCATGCAGCCCAGCCTGTCCGGTGAAAAGAATCCGTTTGGTGTTCAGCTGGACGAGGACGGCTTCGTCATCGGCGGCGAGGCCAAGGGTATTTTCGCGGCCGGTTGCGCCACGAAGCCCCTGGACGTTATGCGTACCGCGCAGTCCGGTACCAGCGCCGCACTCAAAGCTATCCAGACGGTGCGAGGGAGGTAG
- the qmoC gene encoding quinone-interacting membrane-bound oxidoreductase complex subunit QmoC: protein MAQSVRIQPDLQFVKELQAVGGDSLKKCYQCATCSVACPISPASNPYPRKEMVWASWGLKDKLINNPDIWLCHNCGTCSDLCPRGAKPGDLLSALRNMAYQRVNLFPTIGKWMSSPKYLINLIAIPAILWAVIWFIRAGQLGTAFPVTEAGDIVYGLLFPGDFTIDPIFMATFFGMMFCFFKGTKNLISSFKPEGSTLVLGKQKSMLMCLKDVLLEEIMTHKKFKDCGDDRSDRKAGHMLVFYAFLALMVVTGVVAVGHWGGYLFPAYAIHTPLHLAHPVKLLANVGAVMLLTGMAILTNRRRAQEASKTKSNYYDWYLLNVIWAVALTGVLSELFRLAGIPQIAYTVYYMHLVTVWMLFAYLPWSKLGHLVYRTAALTYVRHMGRR, encoded by the coding sequence ATGGCTCAGTCCGTAAGAATCCAACCTGATCTTCAGTTTGTCAAAGAGTTGCAAGCTGTTGGTGGGGACTCGCTCAAGAAGTGCTATCAGTGCGCTACCTGCAGCGTCGCCTGCCCCATCTCTCCCGCTAGCAACCCCTATCCCCGTAAGGAAATGGTATGGGCTTCCTGGGGTTTGAAAGATAAGCTCATCAATAACCCTGACATCTGGCTTTGTCACAACTGCGGCACCTGTTCCGACCTGTGCCCCCGTGGTGCCAAGCCCGGTGACCTGCTCAGCGCCCTGCGTAACATGGCTTACCAGCGCGTGAACCTCTTCCCCACCATCGGGAAGTGGATGAGCAGCCCCAAGTATCTGATCAACCTGATCGCCATTCCGGCGATTCTGTGGGCGGTCATTTGGTTCATTCGCGCAGGCCAGCTCGGCACCGCATTCCCTGTTACCGAAGCCGGTGACATCGTATACGGTCTGCTGTTCCCCGGCGACTTCACCATTGACCCCATCTTCATGGCCACTTTCTTCGGCATGATGTTCTGTTTCTTTAAGGGTACGAAGAACCTGATCAGCTCCTTCAAGCCGGAAGGCTCCACGCTGGTGCTGGGCAAGCAGAAGTCCATGCTCATGTGCCTGAAGGACGTGCTGCTTGAAGAAATCATGACCCACAAGAAGTTCAAGGACTGCGGCGACGACCGTTCCGACCGCAAGGCCGGTCACATGCTGGTCTTCTATGCCTTCCTTGCACTGATGGTCGTAACCGGCGTAGTTGCCGTTGGTCACTGGGGCGGCTACCTGTTCCCCGCTTACGCTATCCACACCCCGCTGCATCTTGCCCATCCGGTCAAGCTTCTGGCAAACGTGGGTGCCGTAATGCTTCTCACCGGCATGGCCATTCTGACCAACCGCCGTCGTGCACAGGAAGCGTCCAAGACCAAGTCCAACTACTACGACTGGTATCTGCTTAATGTCATCTGGGCTGTCGCTCTGACCGGCGTGCTTTCCGAGCTCTTCCGCTTGGCTGGCATCCCCCAGATCGCGTACACCGTGTACTACATGCACCTGGTCACCGTGTGGATGCTGTTCGCATACCTGCCCTGGTCCAAGCTGGGCCACCTGGTATACCGTACTGCAGCCCTGACCTACGTGCGTCACATGGGACGCCGTTAG
- a CDS encoding 3-phosphoshikimate 1-carboxyvinyltransferase, with protein MKKNMTLVEEISEMDVELMKLLARRSKLIQKTRRPKKEGSGTTGISSEKQLRLLWEANATKFSKDPRLARQLFSLIQDIEFTSKAESDERTEFTLSPNRKPVNVDLPGPASLKSARLWMTLAAMSGTKCRLKSLLTADPVTELVKALNQAGASLYWQDGDVISKGGEALSFADKVIFAGDDHLNFYLLALMAAGRHGTLKFTGGSVLKDADLTAFRHFLPQLGARVAHVVPRSNGLPVRLECSGIIPDAIAIPSDLPAEAVVACLIAATSWDVRVTINLTNNANAETCLAEVSALLDQCGVQYSGGTSDFTIFPGPASVPTEPQLALDPVIGTTLLSVPVFTAGTVKLDGAWPVKTEEGDAALALLRSAGLEVTARDGKVIASATAAVAKAGQPDMGTLPAAYYPLSVAMACARAKATGEPVALPPLPAGMDLVLVEGFVAQAHMLIDDGKVFPSVDVPAAPLWTSPDANWTMAFAMLAFLKRSIKLANPGNITDLMPSFWTFYNGLPEPTMTRKPKQETTSDQPKRRRIIAE; from the coding sequence ATGAAAAAGAATATGACCCTCGTTGAGGAAATCAGCGAAATGGACGTGGAATTGATGAAGCTGCTGGCGCGCCGCTCCAAGCTCATCCAGAAAACCCGACGTCCCAAGAAGGAAGGCTCCGGCACCACCGGCATCTCCAGCGAAAAGCAACTGCGCCTGCTGTGGGAAGCCAACGCCACCAAATTCAGCAAGGACCCCAGACTTGCCCGCCAGCTCTTCAGCCTTATTCAGGACATCGAGTTCACCAGCAAGGCCGAATCTGACGAGAGAACGGAGTTCACCCTTTCTCCTAACCGCAAGCCGGTTAACGTTGATCTTCCCGGTCCCGCTTCGCTGAAAAGCGCTCGTCTCTGGATGACGCTTGCTGCCATGTCCGGCACCAAATGCCGCCTGAAGAGCCTGCTCACCGCCGATCCTGTCACCGAGCTTGTCAAAGCTCTGAATCAGGCTGGCGCCTCTCTCTACTGGCAGGATGGCGACGTCATATCCAAGGGTGGCGAAGCCCTCAGCTTTGCCGACAAGGTCATATTCGCCGGTGACGATCATCTGAACTTCTACCTGCTCGCCCTCATGGCTGCTGGTCGTCACGGTACGCTCAAATTTACCGGCGGGTCCGTTCTCAAGGATGCCGACCTTACTGCCTTCCGCCACTTTCTGCCGCAGCTCGGCGCCCGTGTGGCCCACGTAGTACCCCGCTCCAACGGTCTGCCCGTTCGTCTTGAATGCTCCGGCATCATCCCGGACGCCATCGCCATCCCCTCCGACCTTCCCGCTGAAGCCGTCGTGGCCTGCCTTATTGCCGCCACTTCCTGGGATGTGCGTGTGACCATCAACCTGACCAATAACGCCAACGCTGAAACCTGCCTCGCAGAAGTCTCCGCCCTGCTCGACCAGTGCGGCGTACAGTATTCCGGCGGCACCAGCGACTTCACCATTTTCCCCGGACCTGCCAGCGTGCCCACCGAGCCCCAGCTTGCGCTGGACCCTGTCATCGGCACCACCCTACTGTCCGTTCCCGTGTTTACCGCAGGTACGGTCAAGCTTGACGGCGCATGGCCCGTAAAAACCGAGGAAGGCGATGCCGCCCTCGCCCTGCTCCGTTCTGCCGGACTGGAAGTGACCGCCCGCGACGGCAAGGTCATCGCTTCCGCCACGGCTGCAGTAGCCAAGGCTGGCCAGCCCGATATGGGCACCCTGCCGGCAGCCTACTATCCGCTGAGCGTTGCCATGGCGTGCGCACGCGCCAAGGCCACCGGCGAACCGGTCGCCCTGCCCCCCCTGCCCGCAGGCATGGATCTCGTGCTTGTTGAAGGTTTTGTGGCGCAGGCTCATATGCTCATCGACGACGGCAAGGTATTCCCCTCCGTCGACGTGCCGGCCGCTCCCCTCTGGACCAGCCCCGACGCCAACTGGACCATGGCCTTTGCCATGCTCGCGTTCCTGAAGCGTTCCATCAAGCTGGCCAACCCCGGCAATATCACCGACCTGATGCCCTCGTTCTGGACGTTCTACAACGGACTGCCCGAGCCGACCATGACTCGCAAGCCCAAGCAGGAGACCACCAGTGACCAACCCAAGCGACGCAGAATCATTGCCGAATAG